In one Pseudodesulfovibrio tunisiensis genomic region, the following are encoded:
- a CDS encoding DUF5131 family protein: MAKSKIEWTEATWNPLTGCTKISPGCEHCYAETMAKRLQSMHSPNYQNGFKLTLHPQTLGIPTTWKQPRLVFVNSMSDLFHKDVPISFIQKVFFVIQSTPQHTYQVLTKRSKRLREVAKQLEWPKNLWMGVSIENNDYCYRAKNLATVPSAVKFLSLEPLLGPLPDLDLDKIDWVIVGGESGPKARPMQEEWVLTIKNKCIEEKVPFFFKQWGGKNKKKAGRLLEGTTWDEAPSRISIAP, encoded by the coding sequence ATGGCTAAATCAAAAATCGAATGGACTGAAGCTACATGGAATCCGCTGACAGGGTGTACCAAAATTAGCCCGGGTTGCGAGCATTGCTACGCAGAGACCATGGCGAAACGTCTGCAAAGCATGCACTCGCCTAATTATCAAAACGGTTTCAAGCTTACTCTACATCCACAAACTCTCGGAATACCAACGACATGGAAACAGCCTCGTTTGGTTTTCGTAAACTCCATGAGCGATCTTTTCCACAAGGACGTACCCATTAGTTTCATCCAAAAAGTATTTTTTGTCATCCAATCCACGCCTCAACACACCTATCAAGTCCTGACAAAACGTTCTAAACGTCTTCGTGAAGTAGCGAAGCAACTTGAATGGCCAAAAAACCTTTGGATGGGCGTCAGCATTGAAAACAACGACTACTGTTATCGAGCCAAAAACCTTGCTACTGTTCCATCCGCTGTCAAATTTCTTTCTCTTGAACCTCTGTTAGGCCCTCTTCCCGACCTAGATCTGGATAAGATAGATTGGGTAATTGTTGGTGGTGAGTCTGGCCCAAAGGCTCGTCCAATGCAGGAAGAATGGGTTTTAACTATCAAAAATAAATGCATTGAAGAAAAGGTTCCCTTCTTTTTTAAACAGTGGGGTGGAAAAAATAAAAAAAAGGCAGGCAGACTCTTAGAAGGAACAACTTGGGATGAAGCGCCTTCCAGAATTTCAATAGCCCCTTAG